In Micromonospora sp. NBC_01813, the following are encoded in one genomic region:
- a CDS encoding NAD-dependent epimerase/dehydratase family protein, whose translation MMSRVLVTGAAGFIGSHLVDALLGSGIRVVGLDRRRLGEHAVADENLVRAVASPLFTPYCLDLAVDQLDDVVAGCDTVFHLAARPGVRPSWSREFLDYTQANVLGTHRLLDACARHGTRRLVVASSSSVYGLADRPSRESDPTCPVSPYGVSKLAAEQLCLAYARRPDSPLSVVALRYFTVYGPRQRPDMAIGRVLFAAYTGFPVTLFGDGSQRREFTYVSDVVSATLAAASLDAQAAVVNVGGGASVSMLTVIDEVTRVTGRRVPTKVVTAQPGDVPSTAADLTRAGRLLGYRPAVGLPEGLARQAAWLVNLSRDRLAAFTS comes from the coding sequence ATGATGTCCCGCGTTCTGGTCACCGGAGCGGCCGGCTTCATCGGCTCGCACCTGGTCGACGCGCTGCTGGGCAGCGGAATCAGGGTCGTCGGCCTGGATCGGCGGAGGCTCGGTGAGCACGCCGTCGCGGACGAGAACCTGGTCCGGGCCGTCGCCAGTCCGCTGTTCACGCCGTACTGCTTGGACCTGGCCGTCGACCAGTTGGACGACGTGGTGGCCGGCTGCGACACCGTCTTCCATCTCGCCGCGCGGCCAGGGGTACGGCCGTCGTGGAGCCGCGAGTTCCTCGACTACACCCAAGCGAACGTGCTCGGCACACACCGGTTGCTCGATGCCTGCGCCCGCCACGGCACCCGGCGGCTGGTTGTCGCCTCGTCGTCGAGCGTCTACGGTCTCGCCGACCGGCCCAGCCGCGAAAGCGACCCGACCTGCCCGGTCTCCCCCTACGGAGTGAGCAAGCTCGCCGCCGAGCAACTGTGTCTCGCCTACGCCCGGCGACCCGACAGCCCGCTCAGCGTCGTAGCGTTGCGCTACTTCACGGTGTACGGGCCTCGGCAGCGACCCGACATGGCCATCGGCAGGGTCCTGTTCGCCGCCTACACCGGCTTCCCTGTCACCCTGTTCGGCGACGGCAGCCAACGCCGCGAGTTTACCTACGTCAGCGACGTCGTCTCGGCGACCCTCGCCGCCGCATCCCTCGACGCCCAGGCCGCAGTGGTGAATGTCGGCGGCGGCGCCAGTGTCTCGATGCTCACGGTGATCGACGAGGTGACCCGAGTGACCGGTCGGCGGGTGCCGACGAAGGTCGTGACCGCCCAGCCGGGTGATGTCCCCTCGACCGCCGCCGATCTGACCCGGGCCGGGCGGCTGCTCGGCTATCGGCCCGCTGTCGGCCTGCCGGAAGGGCTCGCCCGCCAGGCGGCCTGGCTGGTCAACCTCTCCCGTGACCGGCTCGCCGCATTCACGTCCTGA
- a CDS encoding thymidylate synthase, with protein MIVLTADSASELFTAACQAVLINGRTAYPRDLTTTEVVGAHLCLTNPRRRLVDVPPARVINPAFAVAEALWILSGSDAPWIFDYNDRLRRYADYGVLRGAYGPRLRRWDGQVDQLDAVRRQLQQDRDSRRGVVQLYDPSRDHLGYRDVPCTLGYRFFVRSSRLIMHTSMRSQDLWLGFPYDIFTTTLIQELMAGWLGVELGEYHHHVDSLHLYAHDAEPAAASLHGAAGTVELDPAVVPWPDLDALLQRVISGESSPADGPTWDAFGRTLASYRAWKAGERDQARKLAADTPGPLGVALSSWYDHLASRVPGGQG; from the coding sequence ATGATCGTGCTGACGGCGGACTCGGCGAGTGAGTTGTTCACCGCCGCCTGCCAGGCCGTACTCATCAACGGCCGGACCGCATACCCCCGCGACCTGACCACGACTGAGGTGGTCGGAGCGCACCTGTGCCTTACGAACCCGCGCCGACGGCTCGTCGACGTGCCGCCCGCCCGGGTGATCAACCCTGCCTTCGCGGTCGCGGAGGCACTGTGGATCCTCTCCGGCTCCGACGCCCCGTGGATCTTCGACTACAACGACCGGCTGCGGAGGTACGCGGATTACGGCGTGCTGCGCGGCGCGTACGGCCCACGGCTTCGCCGGTGGGACGGCCAGGTCGACCAACTCGACGCGGTCCGACGGCAGTTGCAGCAGGACCGGGATTCCCGGCGAGGGGTGGTCCAGCTGTACGACCCGTCCCGGGATCATCTCGGCTACCGCGATGTGCCGTGCACCCTGGGCTACCGATTCTTCGTACGGAGTAGCCGGTTGATCATGCACACCAGCATGCGCAGCCAGGACCTGTGGCTCGGGTTCCCGTACGACATCTTCACCACGACGTTGATCCAGGAGTTGATGGCCGGCTGGCTGGGCGTCGAGCTGGGCGAGTATCACCACCACGTCGACTCGCTGCACCTGTACGCCCACGACGCGGAGCCCGCCGCCGCCTCCCTGCACGGAGCGGCGGGCACAGTGGAGCTGGATCCGGCCGTCGTGCCCTGGCCTGATCTCGATGCCCTGCTCCAACGCGTGATCTCCGGCGAGAGCAGCCCTGCCGATGGCCCCACCTGGGATGCGTTCGGCCGGACCCTCGCCAGCTACCGCGCGTGGAAGGCAGGCGAGCGCGACCAGGCACGCAAGCTCGCCGCAGACACCCCTGGTCCACTCGGCGTCGCCCTGTCGAGCTGGTACGACCATCTCGCCTCACGCGTCCCCGGGGGACAAGGATGA
- a CDS encoding carbamoyltransferase family protein, producing MTTRRSPRGAEVVLGLYAYTHDSAAALLVNGHLVGFAEEERLDGVKHSKAYPANAVTWLLGAAGLTANDVTTVAYNFDGRRYLPALGQLPGQLAHAATRSRAVARSGSFLTVYRRYQARMRDLTRRFPLAEVVPVLHHRAHALYAFLSAGVDDAAVLVVDSLGELHTTTIWHATHRNVQPLQLRLAAAIKDPASLGYAYGAVTEHLGWRRGDEEGTVMALAALGEPARFRDLMSRSIALTTEGFALHPGLLPLRVLSSRYGRTSAAFTAASCPPRPSDAPVEPVHADLAAALQERTEQIMLHLAKQATRLTGSGLLCLGGGVAMNCVAAGQIAQAGIVDEVHIPPAPGDSGTAIGAAAAVWLDATGSAASGIDGRCYLGPAYPDLALPATPRPGLTATRPTDPVQHLARQLADGAIVGLFTGPLEAGPRALGNRSILASPFAHEVVDRLNGTVKFREPFRPFAPVILADKAADYVQLRQFSPFMSIAAPVTDLTRTQLPAIVHGNGTARVQTATRAQHPFLASVLAAFSDITGHPVLINTSLNIKGNPICGTPDMALDCLTETGLDALLIEGWWVTKC from the coding sequence ATGACCACGCGCCGGTCGCCACGTGGTGCCGAGGTCGTGCTCGGGCTCTACGCCTACACGCACGACTCGGCCGCAGCGCTGCTGGTCAACGGCCACCTGGTCGGCTTCGCCGAAGAGGAACGCCTCGACGGGGTCAAGCACAGCAAGGCGTACCCGGCCAACGCCGTCACCTGGCTCCTCGGCGCAGCAGGGCTGACCGCGAACGACGTGACGACGGTGGCGTACAACTTCGACGGTCGCCGCTACCTTCCGGCGCTCGGCCAACTTCCGGGGCAGCTGGCACACGCCGCGACCCGAAGCCGAGCCGTTGCCCGCTCAGGCAGTTTCCTCACGGTGTACCGCCGATACCAGGCACGGATGCGTGACCTGACCCGACGCTTCCCGCTCGCCGAGGTCGTCCCCGTGCTACACCACCGCGCACACGCCCTCTACGCGTTCCTGTCCGCCGGCGTCGACGATGCGGCGGTCCTGGTCGTGGACAGCCTCGGCGAGCTGCACACCACCACGATCTGGCACGCCACACACCGCAACGTGCAGCCCTTGCAGCTGCGTCTGGCCGCCGCCATCAAGGATCCGGCGTCGCTCGGCTACGCGTACGGTGCGGTGACCGAACACCTCGGCTGGCGGCGCGGCGACGAGGAGGGCACGGTCATGGCGTTGGCCGCCCTCGGTGAACCGGCGCGCTTCCGTGACCTGATGTCCCGCTCGATTGCGCTGACCACCGAGGGCTTCGCCCTCCACCCAGGACTGCTGCCGCTGCGGGTCCTGTCCAGCCGATACGGCCGGACGAGCGCGGCGTTCACCGCCGCCAGCTGCCCGCCACGCCCATCTGACGCACCGGTCGAACCGGTGCACGCCGACCTCGCCGCCGCCCTGCAGGAACGCACCGAGCAGATCATGCTGCACCTGGCCAAGCAGGCCACCCGGCTGACCGGCTCCGGTCTGCTCTGCCTCGGCGGCGGCGTCGCGATGAACTGCGTCGCCGCCGGACAGATCGCCCAGGCCGGCATCGTCGACGAAGTTCACATCCCGCCCGCGCCCGGAGACTCGGGCACCGCCATCGGTGCTGCCGCAGCAGTCTGGCTCGACGCCACCGGTAGCGCCGCGTCAGGCATCGACGGACGCTGCTACCTCGGCCCGGCGTACCCCGATCTGGCCCTACCCGCCACGCCGCGACCCGGTCTGACCGCCACACGCCCGACCGACCCAGTCCAGCATCTCGCCCGGCAGCTCGCCGACGGCGCGATCGTCGGACTCTTCACCGGCCCACTCGAGGCCGGGCCACGCGCGCTGGGCAACCGGTCCATCCTCGCCTCGCCCTTCGCGCACGAGGTCGTGGACCGGTTGAACGGGACAGTGAAGTTCCGCGAACCATTCCGCCCGTTCGCCCCGGTGATCCTCGCCGACAAGGCCGCCGACTACGTCCAACTCCGCCAGTTCTCGCCGTTCATGTCCATCGCCGCACCGGTCACCGACCTAACCCGGACACAGCTGCCCGCGATCGTGCACGGCAACGGCACTGCGCGGGTCCAGACGGCGACCCGCGCCCAGCACCCGTTCCTCGCAAGCGTGCTGGCCGCGTTCAGCGACATCACCGGACACCCGGTGCTGATCAACACCTCGTTGAACATCAAGGGCAACCCGATCTGCGGCACCCCGGACATGGCTCTGGACTGCCTCACCGAAACCGGCCTGGACGCCCTGCTCATCGAGGGCTGGTGGGTGACGAAGTGCTGA
- a CDS encoding topology modulation protein, with amino-acid sequence MDRIAIIGCGGSGKSTIARQLAQVLGAPLTHLDAIYYDEQWNPLPQHEFAAKQEKLVAGERWIIEGNYAGTLPIRLAAADTVIFLDLPAATCLWGIAQRRRRYRGGQHQNDGVYDRITWNFIRYILGYRRAMRPRVQNLIREHGPHVRLVQLTSRRQANQLVERLRRQAQPMT; translated from the coding sequence ATGGACAGGATCGCCATCATCGGCTGCGGCGGCAGCGGCAAGTCGACGATCGCCCGGCAGCTCGCCCAGGTCCTCGGCGCGCCACTGACCCACCTCGACGCGATCTACTACGACGAACAGTGGAACCCTCTCCCGCAACACGAGTTCGCCGCCAAGCAGGAGAAACTGGTCGCCGGCGAACGCTGGATCATCGAAGGCAACTACGCCGGCACGCTGCCGATCAGGCTGGCCGCCGCCGACACCGTGATCTTCCTCGACCTTCCCGCCGCCACCTGCCTCTGGGGCATCGCTCAGCGACGCCGCCGCTACCGGGGCGGCCAACATCAGAACGACGGCGTATACGACCGGATCACCTGGAACTTCATCCGCTACATCCTCGGCTACCGACGCGCAATGCGGCCCCGAGTCCAGAACCTCATCCGAGAACACGGGCCGCACGTCCGGCTGGTCCAACTCACCAGCCGCCGGCAAGCCAACCAACTGGTCGAGCGGCTCCGACGACAAGCCCAACCGATGACCTGA
- a CDS encoding class I SAM-dependent methyltransferase, with protein MSANPFLDPALVHGDLYRANDRLADRTRALREAKIAGRDAAEVIAALLARRTTPGAVVLDLGCGRGTSTLRIAARLRPRRLIAVDASIALLDTVRTRLHEADEVGSTVCANFHHLPLPDAVANAAVAAFCLYHSATPADAVAEIARCLRPGGVAVLVTKSLDSYAELDQLVHAAHLDSDAIRRPSLYESFHSGNLLDIAAAHLTVLDVLHEKHVFEFTDATHLARYLATTPKYQIRPDRGPAGLAAVLQERLPAPPYLTRSTVSYALAARS; from the coding sequence ATGTCGGCTAACCCGTTCCTCGATCCCGCTCTGGTCCACGGCGACCTCTACCGGGCCAACGATCGGCTCGCGGACCGCACCCGTGCGCTTCGCGAAGCCAAAATCGCCGGGCGGGACGCCGCCGAAGTCATCGCCGCCCTGCTCGCCAGGCGGACCACACCAGGTGCCGTGGTGCTCGACCTCGGCTGCGGACGGGGCACCAGCACGCTTCGCATTGCCGCCCGTCTCCGCCCTCGACGTCTCATCGCGGTTGACGCCTCGATCGCGCTGCTGGACACCGTCCGGACACGGCTGCACGAGGCCGACGAGGTCGGCTCGACGGTCTGTGCCAACTTCCACCACCTGCCGCTGCCCGATGCAGTGGCCAACGCAGCCGTAGCCGCCTTCTGCCTCTATCACTCGGCTACCCCGGCCGACGCCGTCGCGGAGATCGCCCGCTGCCTCCGTCCCGGAGGTGTCGCCGTCCTGGTGACCAAGTCGCTGGACAGCTACGCCGAACTCGACCAGCTCGTCCACGCCGCCCACTTGGACTCCGACGCCATCCGCCGGCCGAGCCTTTACGAGAGCTTCCACAGCGGCAACCTGCTCGACATCGCCGCCGCGCACCTCACCGTGCTCGACGTTTTGCACGAGAAACATGTCTTCGAGTTCACCGATGCCACTCACCTCGCCCGATACCTGGCCACAACCCCGAAGTATCAGATCCGCCCAGACCGTGGACCGGCTGGCCTCGCCGCAGTCCTTCAGGAGCGGCTACCAGCGCCGCCGTATCTGACCCGATCCACCGTCAGCTACGCCCTGGCGGCCCGGTCGTGA
- a CDS encoding phosphotransferase, whose amino-acid sequence MTNNLFIKRYDDPQRCSAAAAHHDWLAALQSGVRLPRLVTRAPRHLVFERLPGRTPQVADLPRVAATLGQLHDAADRRELCSARLDQFHSTSTGLALPDFASPRRKALHRAARITGNDLAALDAVLDRVDRPVAFYKDPNVRNYLVEGEILALVDFDDLTIAPFGYDLAGLIVTASLTYGSLDQRILTDCVDAYRDAISPIRCGMDELRQYAELHHLLTLRYLGTNGYRHPWPTVRPWPNPLPST is encoded by the coding sequence GTGACCAACAACCTCTTCATCAAGCGGTACGACGACCCGCAGCGCTGCTCGGCAGCTGCCGCCCACCACGACTGGCTCGCCGCGCTGCAATCGGGAGTCCGCCTTCCACGCCTGGTCACGCGAGCACCTCGCCACCTGGTCTTCGAGCGGCTGCCAGGCCGGACACCTCAGGTAGCGGACCTGCCTCGAGTCGCGGCAACACTCGGCCAACTGCACGACGCCGCGGACCGGAGAGAACTGTGCTCCGCACGCCTCGACCAATTCCACAGCACGTCGACCGGACTGGCGCTCCCCGACTTCGCCAGCCCGCGCCGCAAAGCGCTGCACCGCGCCGCCCGCATCACGGGTAACGACCTGGCCGCGCTCGACGCGGTCCTCGACCGGGTTGACCGGCCGGTGGCCTTCTACAAGGACCCGAACGTCCGCAACTACCTCGTCGAGGGCGAGATCCTCGCGCTCGTCGACTTCGACGACCTCACCATCGCACCCTTCGGCTACGACCTAGCCGGCCTCATCGTCACCGCTTCCCTCACCTACGGCAGCCTCGACCAGCGGATCCTCACGGACTGCGTCGACGCCTACCGGGACGCGATCTCGCCGATCCGTTGCGGCATGGACGAGCTGCGGCAGTACGCCGAACTTCACCATCTCCTGACGCTCCGCTACCTCGGCACCAACGGCTACCGACACCCGTGGCCCACCGTGCGGCCATGGCCCAACCCGCTCCCGTCAACCTGA
- a CDS encoding histidine phosphatase family protein, giving the protein MAQTTELVIARHGEAACNVAGIVGGEHGCIGLTDQGRRQVAQLAARLAAEHAARPYAVFYSTPRLRVVQTAEIITQALRLPPTAEPQLRGPDHGAADGRLWADIKTAFQGPPQHAPDIPYAHGSETWNEYLDRATKALQKILARHNGERILIAAHGETIEAANNLLLALSRNACLRLGFVTDHASITRWQRPTNRFGRTTWQLVAHNDTRHLEPMR; this is encoded by the coding sequence ATGGCCCAGACCACCGAACTCGTCATCGCCCGCCACGGCGAGGCCGCCTGCAACGTCGCCGGAATCGTGGGCGGCGAACACGGCTGCATCGGCCTGACCGACCAAGGCCGCCGCCAGGTCGCCCAGCTCGCTGCCCGGCTTGCCGCCGAACACGCAGCCCGCCCGTACGCGGTCTTCTACTCCACGCCCCGACTCCGGGTGGTCCAAACTGCCGAGATCATCACGCAAGCCCTCCGCCTACCGCCCACCGCCGAGCCGCAACTTCGCGGACCTGACCACGGCGCGGCCGACGGCCGCCTGTGGGCAGACATCAAGACCGCCTTTCAGGGTCCGCCCCAACACGCCCCCGACATCCCGTACGCCCACGGCTCCGAAACGTGGAACGAGTACCTCGACCGCGCCACCAAAGCCCTTCAGAAAATCCTCGCCCGGCACAACGGCGAGCGCATCCTCATCGCCGCTCACGGAGAAACCATCGAGGCCGCCAACAACCTGCTCCTCGCGCTCTCCCGGAACGCCTGCCTACGGCTCGGCTTCGTCACCGACCACGCCTCCATCACCCGATGGCAGCGGCCAACCAACCGGTTCGGCCGCACCACCTGGCAGCTCGTCGCGCACAACGACACCCGCCACCTCGAACCCATGCGATGA
- a CDS encoding phosphotransferase enzyme family protein, which translates to MSWHPGHAGTQVLRAATANHGEVMVKPHRSQERHTQEVHAYRTWVPAALHDRAPRLLATADDPPTIVITAVPGVPLSQRTLAPKAEQDAYRQAGRLLKALHAAGPPRLEPDWTAWLAERAEHWLHQAGDRITLSYRAEVRAHMRALQDLAPLPTVPCHLDFMPRNMIYGHDGIVRLIDFEHSRYDLPARDLVRLATRIWPQRPDLRASFLDEYGHPCTLDREVLEHCAHLDALTALGSTTLR; encoded by the coding sequence GTGTCCTGGCACCCAGGCCACGCCGGCACCCAGGTGCTCCGCGCCGCGACCGCCAATCACGGGGAAGTCATGGTGAAGCCACACCGCAGCCAGGAACGGCACACGCAGGAGGTGCACGCCTACCGGACCTGGGTGCCAGCGGCCCTCCACGACCGGGCACCCCGCCTACTCGCGACAGCCGACGATCCGCCAACGATCGTCATCACCGCCGTGCCAGGGGTTCCGCTCAGCCAACGAACACTCGCGCCCAAGGCCGAGCAGGACGCGTACCGGCAGGCAGGACGGCTACTCAAGGCGCTCCACGCCGCCGGGCCACCACGGCTGGAGCCCGACTGGACAGCTTGGCTCGCCGAACGCGCCGAACACTGGCTCCACCAAGCCGGAGACCGGATCACCCTCAGCTACCGCGCCGAGGTACGCGCCCACATGCGCGCCCTCCAAGATCTCGCCCCGCTACCGACTGTCCCCTGCCATCTCGACTTCATGCCCCGCAACATGATCTACGGTCACGACGGCATCGTCCGCCTGATCGATTTCGAGCACAGCCGCTACGACCTGCCCGCCCGCGACCTCGTACGCCTCGCCACCCGCATCTGGCCCCAGCGCCCGGACCTACGCGCCAGCTTCCTCGACGAGTACGGCCACCCCTGCACCCTCGACCGCGAGGTCCTAGAACACTGCGCGCACCTCGATGCCCTGACGGCTTTGGGCAGTACAACCCTCAGATGA
- a CDS encoding DUF4326 domain-containing protein, translated as MGRQSRVRVQGDLYHPVVPAGAVYVGRQGFGLRRSPWANPFSMRKHDRAEALRLYRQWLVGQPELVERARRDLAGRQLACWCRVEDACHADVLTEIIG; from the coding sequence GTGGGGAGACAGTCACGGGTTCGCGTGCAGGGGGACCTCTATCACCCGGTGGTGCCGGCCGGTGCCGTGTATGTTGGGCGGCAGGGGTTCGGGTTGCGGCGTTCTCCTTGGGCCAATCCGTTCAGCATGCGGAAACATGATCGGGCGGAGGCGCTGCGCCTGTATCGGCAGTGGCTTGTGGGGCAGCCGGAGCTTGTCGAGCGGGCGCGGCGGGATCTCGCCGGTAGGCAGTTGGCGTGCTGGTGTCGTGTGGAGGATGCCTGTCATGCGGATGTGTTGACCGAGATCATCGGTTGA
- a CDS encoding protein kinase domain-containing protein translates to MADAHTNELIAAYGALLDGAATELDPVDRLSDLVVGVLSRYEVKARRSRPGVLTSTRTVAVPLPSMNISMEIAGIDEPLTAAHVAMVGTRATARLRPAVLSMQGFDAESVEVSDDVMLLDRHHLEAMLGGLVNPVELLEAAAQQATFEAQPYMSLTRFLTIQQPAPCLQFAPPDRVPPPWELVDRVEGDVRVRQVLGGRPGWPEMTGMAVIDDRRLLLTTADGLIEVDVRRGTGTWFLAMRGLRGSPLVRGDGSVLVICHDTVIAYCDEKVVPIAGGLRGAVGLCADREGDAWVLSGTGVEFGEGSVTLSLTRVGDQFGRQQTYAVGFNASVHGVTWLHGRSFYLAAGGNSGVVDLCRSSAVRSVDQVRSEQSYPNHVIALNAWTVLTGSASGSGVGVTIFRTEVLGRSTELLARLRLNKIQGMAVALSRYVYILGDVRGNDLQLPRPVILKATLPHQAQPAEVGMATPLHQLRLAARGERRDYALDPKPIADGGQAVVFGARHRASGARVAFKRLKIKNSENVARMRREVEAGQRFGDNAHVVPVLDFDPAAGWLVMPLASDTAAETLDEFESPLGLLELVNAICEGLRQPHKDGWVHRDLKPANILRIDGIWAVADWGLGRRPRGRTSHPGRTQVGVLYGTEGFAAPELSDDAHGAGPQADIYSLGQLIGWACTKQWPRANRPLIPVETSWQTVVEVMTRDDPTQRPATVDDVLALVTSVVADIGNLQAAPELEPSVHGPLIVAIEPERQPAAQQVPTPVPVLDSSVEPMVVKGLLGRVEFDGHVVTIVKDGFGPQMKGRRAVTIDHIDAVVVKPVTRWNHGYIQIIVDGQSPVPEQRGLFLGGRPHMEDSLSTSFRYRTNEEISRLKESIEAAIGRERTVQR, encoded by the coding sequence GTGGCGGATGCGCATACGAATGAACTGATCGCTGCGTATGGTGCGCTCCTTGATGGCGCAGCGACTGAGCTGGATCCCGTCGACCGGCTGTCTGATCTGGTCGTAGGGGTCCTGAGCCGTTACGAGGTGAAGGCGCGTCGGTCTCGGCCGGGCGTCCTGACCTCGACCAGGACTGTCGCCGTGCCGCTGCCCTCGATGAACATTTCGATGGAGATCGCTGGTATCGATGAGCCCCTGACTGCGGCTCATGTCGCCATGGTGGGAACGCGGGCAACAGCGAGGCTGCGACCGGCAGTGCTGTCCATGCAAGGCTTCGATGCGGAGTCGGTCGAGGTAAGCGATGATGTGATGCTGCTCGATCGACACCATCTTGAGGCGATGCTTGGCGGGCTCGTCAACCCGGTAGAGCTGCTGGAAGCTGCCGCCCAACAGGCGACCTTCGAAGCTCAGCCCTACATGTCCCTGACCCGGTTCCTCACAATCCAGCAGCCGGCGCCCTGCCTACAGTTCGCGCCGCCCGATCGTGTACCTCCGCCGTGGGAACTGGTGGACAGGGTCGAGGGCGACGTGCGGGTCCGTCAAGTTCTCGGAGGCCGGCCGGGCTGGCCGGAGATGACGGGCATGGCGGTCATAGATGACCGGAGGTTGCTGCTCACCACTGCGGATGGGTTGATTGAGGTTGATGTACGGCGTGGTACCGGAACCTGGTTCCTGGCGATGCGAGGGCTACGCGGTTCCCCTCTCGTGCGGGGGGACGGGTCGGTGCTGGTGATCTGTCATGACACCGTCATCGCTTACTGCGACGAGAAGGTTGTCCCGATCGCCGGTGGTCTCCGCGGCGCTGTTGGCCTGTGTGCGGATCGTGAGGGCGATGCGTGGGTGTTGTCGGGGACCGGCGTGGAGTTTGGCGAGGGCTCCGTCACACTGTCGCTGACGCGCGTCGGAGACCAGTTCGGTCGGCAGCAAACGTACGCGGTCGGCTTCAACGCGAGCGTTCACGGCGTGACGTGGCTGCATGGCCGTAGCTTCTATCTGGCGGCCGGCGGCAACAGTGGTGTCGTTGATCTCTGCCGCAGCAGCGCCGTGCGGTCTGTCGACCAGGTCAGATCGGAGCAGTCGTACCCCAACCACGTGATCGCGCTGAACGCCTGGACGGTTCTCACCGGATCGGCAAGTGGCAGTGGCGTGGGCGTAACGATCTTTCGCACCGAGGTTCTCGGCCGGAGTACCGAACTGCTGGCGCGGTTGCGCCTGAACAAGATTCAGGGCATGGCAGTGGCCCTAAGCAGGTATGTCTACATCCTCGGCGACGTCCGCGGCAACGATCTTCAGCTTCCTCGACCGGTGATCCTCAAAGCGACGCTTCCACACCAGGCCCAGCCTGCCGAGGTAGGCATGGCGACGCCCCTTCATCAGCTACGGTTGGCGGCTAGAGGGGAACGGCGCGACTACGCTCTGGATCCCAAACCAATTGCCGACGGTGGGCAGGCGGTGGTCTTCGGCGCTCGGCACCGCGCGAGCGGTGCCCGGGTAGCGTTCAAGAGGCTGAAGATTAAGAATTCGGAGAACGTCGCGCGCATGCGTCGCGAGGTCGAGGCAGGGCAACGCTTCGGCGATAACGCTCACGTCGTACCGGTCCTTGACTTCGACCCAGCCGCCGGTTGGCTCGTAATGCCCCTGGCGTCGGATACTGCGGCCGAGACCCTCGACGAGTTTGAGAGTCCGCTGGGTCTTCTCGAACTCGTCAATGCGATTTGCGAGGGCCTTCGGCAGCCACACAAGGATGGTTGGGTTCACCGTGATCTGAAGCCGGCCAACATCTTGAGGATCGACGGAATCTGGGCCGTCGCCGATTGGGGACTGGGTCGACGGCCGCGGGGCCGGACCAGTCATCCCGGGCGCACCCAGGTCGGCGTGCTTTACGGCACCGAGGGCTTCGCCGCGCCGGAGTTGTCCGACGATGCCCACGGAGCCGGCCCGCAAGCCGACATCTACAGCCTCGGACAGCTCATCGGCTGGGCTTGCACGAAGCAGTGGCCGCGAGCCAACCGGCCGCTGATACCAGTGGAGACGTCCTGGCAGACCGTGGTCGAGGTGATGACTCGCGACGACCCGACCCAGCGACCGGCTACGGTCGACGATGTCCTGGCGCTGGTGACCTCTGTCGTGGCAGACATCGGCAACTTGCAGGCGGCTCCAGAACTCGAGCCGTCAGTCCATGGTCCCCTCATCGTCGCCATAGAGCCGGAGCGCCAGCCTGCGGCACAACAGGTGCCCACACCGGTCCCGGTTCTCGACTCATCTGTCGAGCCGATGGTCGTAAAGGGTTTGCTGGGACGTGTGGAGTTCGACGGCCACGTCGTCACAATCGTCAAGGACGGCTTTGGTCCTCAGATGAAGGGTCGTCGCGCCGTAACTATCGATCATATCGACGCGGTCGTTGTTAAACCTGTTACACGCTGGAACCACGGCTATATCCAGATTATTGTCGATGGCCAGTCGCCGGTGCCCGAGCAACGCGGCTTATTCCTTGGCGGCCGGCCGCATATGGAAGACTCGCTGTCGACGTCCTTCCGGTATCGGACCAACGAAGAGATCAGTCGATTGAAGGAGTCCATTGAGGCGGCCATCGGGCGTGAGCGGACCGTCCAACGGTGA